One Danio rerio strain Tuebingen ecotype United States chromosome 22, GRCz12tu, whole genome shotgun sequence genomic window carries:
- the arhgef3 gene encoding rho guanine nucleotide exchange factor 3 isoform X3: protein MMGCCLFIQQKKKRKQRKRDVDSLSLCSLDINEPSTKRVKPLSRVTSLASLIPPVKAAPLKRIGQTLQRSISFRSVCRPEIMAPRPWSRQVVPTVTKRRDSKLWSETFDVGLGHMLSSKEIKRQEAIFELSQGEQDLIEDLKLAKKAYHDPMLKLCIMTEHELNQIFGTLDSLIPLHEDLLSRLRDVRNPDGSTDHMGHILVHWLPCLETYNSYCSNQVAAKALLDHKKQDHRVHDFLQRCLESPFSRKLDLWNFLDIPRSRLVKYPLLLREILKHTPNEHPDRQHLDEAINMIQSIVARINTQTGESECRYYKERLLYLESGQRDLLIESSRILICHGELKNNRGVKLHVFLFQDVLVITRAISHNEQLWYQLYRQPIPVRDLEWEDLQDGEMRVGGSIRGAFSNNERTKNFFRVMFRCGGQTQMHCFQASDTFNKQQWLNCIRQAKEAVGSAESEPPRSPQMDRERQHNDCSDTMEDSSSEYPQMELADIPVSPVRE from the exons GAACCCAGCACCAAGCGGGTTAAGCCTCTGTCTCGGGTGACGTCGCTGGCGAGTCTCATTCCTCCAGTTAAAGCTGCTCCACTGAAGCGCATCGGACAGACACTGCAG CGGTCCATCAGCTTCCGCAGTGTCTGCAGACCGGAGATTATGGCACCTCGGCCGTGGAGCAGGCAGGTTGTGCCGACCGTCACCAAACGGCGTGACAGCAAGCTGTGGAGCGAGACGTTTGATGTAGGCCTGGGACATATGCTATCCTCCAAAGAAATCAAGAGACAAGAG GCCATCTTTGAGCTGTCTCAGGGAGAACAGGACCTGATTGAAGACTTGAAGCTGGCCAAGAAG GCATATCACGACCCTATGCTGAAGCTGTGTATTATGACGGAACATGAACTCAATCAAATATTCGGCACGCTGGACTCCCTCATTCCACTACATGAAG ATCTGCTGAGTCGCCTGCGAGACGTCAGGAATCCGGACGGCTCGACTGATCATATGGGCCATATTCTAGTCCACTGG CTCCCTTGTCTTGAAACCTACAACAGCTACTGTAGTAACCAGGTAGCAGCGAAAGCCTTGCTGGACCATAAGAAGCAGGACCATCGGGTGCATGACTTTCTTCAGCGCTGTCTGGAATCACCCTTTAGCCGAAAACTGGACCTCTGGAACTTCCTGGACATCCCGCGCAGTCGACTGGTCAAATACCCACTGCTACTGCGAGAGAtcctcaaacacacacccaatgaGCACCCCGACCGCCAGCACCTGGATGAAGCT ATTAACATGATCCAGAGCATCGTGGCCCGTATTAACACACAGACGGGCGAGTCGGAGTGCCGCTACTATAAAGAGCGCTTACTGTATCTGGAAAGTGGCCAGAGAGACTTGCTGATCGAGAGCTCACGGATCCTCATCTGCCACGGAGAACTCAAGAACAACAGAGGAGTT AAGCTGCACGTGTTCCTGTTCCAGGACGTGTTGGTGATCACGCGGGCGATTAGCCACAATGAGCAGCTGTGGTATCAGCTTTACCGGCAACCCATTCCTGTGAGAGACCTGGAGTGGGAGGACCTGCAGGACGGAGAGATGCGAGTCGGTGGATCCATCAGAGGAGCCTTCAGCAACAATGAACGGA CCAAGAACTTTTTCCGGGTGATGTTTCGTTGTGGAGGACAAACGCAGATGCACTGCTTCCAGGCCAGCGACACCTTCAACAAACAACAGTGGCTCAACTGCATTCGACAGGCGAAAGAAGCAGTGGGATCTGCAGAATCAGAGCCACCCCGAAGCCCGCAGATGGACAGAGAGAGGCAGCATAACGACTGCTCGGACACCATGGAGGATTCCAGCTCTGAATACCCACAAATGGAGCTCGCAGACATCCCCGTCAGCCCTGTGAGAGAGTGA
- the arhgef3 gene encoding rho guanine nucleotide exchange factor 3 isoform X2 — protein sequence MSAGGDEASGPMVQGKESFSLLSTSEKWLFKGKRKQRKRDVDSLSLCSLDINEPSTKRVKPLSRVTSLASLIPPVKAAPLKRIGQTLQRSISFRSVCRPEIMAPRPWSRQVVPTVTKRRDSKLWSETFDVGLGHMLSSKEIKRQEAIFELSQGEQDLIEDLKLAKKAYHDPMLKLCIMTEHELNQIFGTLDSLIPLHEDLLSRLRDVRNPDGSTDHMGHILVHWLPCLETYNSYCSNQVAAKALLDHKKQDHRVHDFLQRCLESPFSRKLDLWNFLDIPRSRLVKYPLLLREILKHTPNEHPDRQHLDEAINMIQSIVARINTQTGESECRYYKERLLYLESGQRDLLIESSRILICHGELKNNRGVKLHVFLFQDVLVITRAISHNEQLWYQLYRQPIPVRDLEWEDLQDGEMRVGGSIRGAFSNNERTKNFFRVMFRCGGQTQMHCFQASDTFNKQQWLNCIRQAKEAVGSAESEPPRSPQMDRERQHNDCSDTMEDSSSEYPQMELADIPVSPVRE from the exons GAACCCAGCACCAAGCGGGTTAAGCCTCTGTCTCGGGTGACGTCGCTGGCGAGTCTCATTCCTCCAGTTAAAGCTGCTCCACTGAAGCGCATCGGACAGACACTGCAG CGGTCCATCAGCTTCCGCAGTGTCTGCAGACCGGAGATTATGGCACCTCGGCCGTGGAGCAGGCAGGTTGTGCCGACCGTCACCAAACGGCGTGACAGCAAGCTGTGGAGCGAGACGTTTGATGTAGGCCTGGGACATATGCTATCCTCCAAAGAAATCAAGAGACAAGAG GCCATCTTTGAGCTGTCTCAGGGAGAACAGGACCTGATTGAAGACTTGAAGCTGGCCAAGAAG GCATATCACGACCCTATGCTGAAGCTGTGTATTATGACGGAACATGAACTCAATCAAATATTCGGCACGCTGGACTCCCTCATTCCACTACATGAAG ATCTGCTGAGTCGCCTGCGAGACGTCAGGAATCCGGACGGCTCGACTGATCATATGGGCCATATTCTAGTCCACTGG CTCCCTTGTCTTGAAACCTACAACAGCTACTGTAGTAACCAGGTAGCAGCGAAAGCCTTGCTGGACCATAAGAAGCAGGACCATCGGGTGCATGACTTTCTTCAGCGCTGTCTGGAATCACCCTTTAGCCGAAAACTGGACCTCTGGAACTTCCTGGACATCCCGCGCAGTCGACTGGTCAAATACCCACTGCTACTGCGAGAGAtcctcaaacacacacccaatgaGCACCCCGACCGCCAGCACCTGGATGAAGCT ATTAACATGATCCAGAGCATCGTGGCCCGTATTAACACACAGACGGGCGAGTCGGAGTGCCGCTACTATAAAGAGCGCTTACTGTATCTGGAAAGTGGCCAGAGAGACTTGCTGATCGAGAGCTCACGGATCCTCATCTGCCACGGAGAACTCAAGAACAACAGAGGAGTT AAGCTGCACGTGTTCCTGTTCCAGGACGTGTTGGTGATCACGCGGGCGATTAGCCACAATGAGCAGCTGTGGTATCAGCTTTACCGGCAACCCATTCCTGTGAGAGACCTGGAGTGGGAGGACCTGCAGGACGGAGAGATGCGAGTCGGTGGATCCATCAGAGGAGCCTTCAGCAACAATGAACGGA CCAAGAACTTTTTCCGGGTGATGTTTCGTTGTGGAGGACAAACGCAGATGCACTGCTTCCAGGCCAGCGACACCTTCAACAAACAACAGTGGCTCAACTGCATTCGACAGGCGAAAGAAGCAGTGGGATCTGCAGAATCAGAGCCACCCCGAAGCCCGCAGATGGACAGAGAGAGGCAGCATAACGACTGCTCGGACACCATGGAGGATTCCAGCTCTGAATACCCACAAATGGAGCTCGCAGACATCCCCGTCAGCCCTGTGAGAGAGTGA
- the arhgef3 gene encoding rho guanine nucleotide exchange factor 3 isoform X4, with protein sequence MAPRPWSRQVVPTVTKRRDSKLWSETFDVGLGHMLSSKEIKRQEAIFELSQGEQDLIEDLKLAKKAYHDPMLKLCIMTEHELNQIFGTLDSLIPLHEDLLSRLRDVRNPDGSTDHMGHILVHWLPCLETYNSYCSNQVAAKALLDHKKQDHRVHDFLQRCLESPFSRKLDLWNFLDIPRSRLVKYPLLLREILKHTPNEHPDRQHLDEAINMIQSIVARINTQTGESECRYYKERLLYLESGQRDLLIESSRILICHGELKNNRGVKLHVFLFQDVLVITRAISHNEQLWYQLYRQPIPVRDLEWEDLQDGEMRVGGSIRGAFSNNERTKNFFRVMFRCGGQTQMHCFQASDTFNKQQWLNCIRQAKEAVGSAESEPPRSPQMDRERQHNDCSDTMEDSSSEYPQMELADIPVSPVRE encoded by the exons ATGGCACCTCGGCCGTGGAGCAGGCAGGTTGTGCCGACCGTCACCAAACGGCGTGACAGCAAGCTGTGGAGCGAGACGTTTGATGTAGGCCTGGGACATATGCTATCCTCCAAAGAAATCAAGAGACAAGAG GCCATCTTTGAGCTGTCTCAGGGAGAACAGGACCTGATTGAAGACTTGAAGCTGGCCAAGAAG GCATATCACGACCCTATGCTGAAGCTGTGTATTATGACGGAACATGAACTCAATCAAATATTCGGCACGCTGGACTCCCTCATTCCACTACATGAAG ATCTGCTGAGTCGCCTGCGAGACGTCAGGAATCCGGACGGCTCGACTGATCATATGGGCCATATTCTAGTCCACTGG CTCCCTTGTCTTGAAACCTACAACAGCTACTGTAGTAACCAGGTAGCAGCGAAAGCCTTGCTGGACCATAAGAAGCAGGACCATCGGGTGCATGACTTTCTTCAGCGCTGTCTGGAATCACCCTTTAGCCGAAAACTGGACCTCTGGAACTTCCTGGACATCCCGCGCAGTCGACTGGTCAAATACCCACTGCTACTGCGAGAGAtcctcaaacacacacccaatgaGCACCCCGACCGCCAGCACCTGGATGAAGCT ATTAACATGATCCAGAGCATCGTGGCCCGTATTAACACACAGACGGGCGAGTCGGAGTGCCGCTACTATAAAGAGCGCTTACTGTATCTGGAAAGTGGCCAGAGAGACTTGCTGATCGAGAGCTCACGGATCCTCATCTGCCACGGAGAACTCAAGAACAACAGAGGAGTT AAGCTGCACGTGTTCCTGTTCCAGGACGTGTTGGTGATCACGCGGGCGATTAGCCACAATGAGCAGCTGTGGTATCAGCTTTACCGGCAACCCATTCCTGTGAGAGACCTGGAGTGGGAGGACCTGCAGGACGGAGAGATGCGAGTCGGTGGATCCATCAGAGGAGCCTTCAGCAACAATGAACGGA CCAAGAACTTTTTCCGGGTGATGTTTCGTTGTGGAGGACAAACGCAGATGCACTGCTTCCAGGCCAGCGACACCTTCAACAAACAACAGTGGCTCAACTGCATTCGACAGGCGAAAGAAGCAGTGGGATCTGCAGAATCAGAGCCACCCCGAAGCCCGCAGATGGACAGAGAGAGGCAGCATAACGACTGCTCGGACACCATGGAGGATTCCAGCTCTGAATACCCACAAATGGAGCTCGCAGACATCCCCGTCAGCCCTGTGAGAGAGTGA
- the arhgef3 gene encoding rho guanine nucleotide exchange factor 3 (The RefSeq protein has 5 substitutions, 1 non-frameshifting indel compared to this genomic sequence) has product MVAKDYPIYLLIKLANCSVDESSSCGRGVGRELEEPSTKRVKPLSRVTSLASLIPPVKAAPLKRIGQTLQRSISFRSDCRPEIMAPRPWSRQVVPTITKRRDSKLWSETFDVGLGHMLSSKEIKRQEAIFELSQGEQDLIEDLKLAKKAYHDPMLKLCIMTEHELNQIFGTLDSLIPLHEDLLSRLRDVRNPDGSTDHMGHILVHWLPCLETYNSYCSNQVAAKALLDHKKQDHRVHDFLQRCLESPFSRKLDLWNFLDIPRSRLVKYPLLLREILKHTPNEHPDRQHLDEAINMIQSIVAGINTQTGESECRYYKERLLYLESGQRDLLIESSRILICHGELKNNRGVKLHVFLFQDVLVITRAISHNEQLWYQLYRQPIPVRDLEWEDLQDGEMRVGGSIRGAFSNNERTKNFFRVMFRCGGQTQMHCFQASDTFNKQQWLNCIRQAKEAVGSAESEPPRSPQMDRERQHNDCSDSNMMDTMEDSSSEYPQMELADIPVSPVRE; this is encoded by the exons GAACCCAGCACCAAGCGGGTTAAGCCTCTGTCTCGGGTGACGTCGCTGGCGAGTCTCATTCCTCCAGTTAAAGCTGCTCCACTGAAGCGCATCGGACAGACACTGCAG CGGTCCATCAGCTTCCGCAGTGTCTGCAGACCGGAGATTATGGCACCTCGGCCGTGGAGCAGGCAGGTTGTGCCGACCGTCACCAAACGGCGTGACAGCAAGCTGTGGAGCGAGACGTTTGATGTAGGCCTGGGACATATGCTATCCTCCAAAGAAATCAAGAGACAAGAG GCCATCTTTGAGCTGTCTCAGGGAGAACAGGACCTGATTGAAGACTTGAAGCTGGCCAAGAAG GCATATCACGACCCTATGCTGAAGCTGTGTATTATGACGGAACATGAACTCAATCAAATATTCGGCACGCTGGACTCCCTCATTCCACTACATGAAG ATCTGCTGAGTCGCCTGCGAGACGTCAGGAATCCGGACGGCTCGACTGATCATATGGGCCATATTCTAGTCCACTGG CTCCCTTGTCTTGAAACCTACAACAGCTACTGTAGTAACCAGGTAGCAGCGAAAGCCTTGCTGGACCATAAGAAGCAGGACCATCGGGTGCATGACTTTCTTCAGCGCTGTCTGGAATCACCCTTTAGCCGAAAACTGGACCTCTGGAACTTCCTGGACATCCCGCGCAGTCGACTGGTCAAATACCCACTGCTACTGCGAGAGAtcctcaaacacacacccaatgaGCACCCCGACCGCCAGCACCTGGATGAAGCT ATTAACATGATCCAGAGCATCGTGGCCCGTATTAACACACAGACGGGCGAGTCGGAGTGCCGCTACTATAAAGAGCGCTTACTGTATCTGGAAAGTGGCCAGAGAGACTTGCTGATCGAGAGCTCACGGATCCTCATCTGCCACGGAGAACTCAAGAACAACAGAGGAGTT AAGCTGCACGTGTTCCTGTTCCAGGACGTGTTGGTGATCACGCGGGCGATTAGCCACAATGAGCAGCTGTGGTATCAGCTTTACCGGCAACCCATTCCTGTGAGAGACCTGGAGTGGGAGGACCTGCAGGACGGAGAGATGCGAGTCGGTGGATCCATCAGAGGAGCCTTCAGCAACAATGAACGGA CCAAGAACTTTTTCCGGGTGATGTTTCGTTGTGGAGGACAAACGCAGATGCACTGCTTCCAGGCCAGCGACACCTTCAACAAACAACAGTGGCTCAACTGCATTCGACAGGCGAAAGAAGCAGTGGGATCTGCAGAATCAGAGCCACCCCGAAGCCCGCAGATGGACAGAGAGAGGCAGCATAACGACTGCTCGGACACCATGGAGGATTCCAGCTCTGAATACCCACAAATGGAGCTCGCAGACATCCCCGTCAGCCCTGTGAGAGAGTGA
- the arhgef3 gene encoding rho guanine nucleotide exchange factor 3 isoform X1, whose product MSAGGDEASGPMVQGKESFSLLSTSEKWLFKGKKRKQRKRDVDSLSLCSLDINEPSTKRVKPLSRVTSLASLIPPVKAAPLKRIGQTLQRSISFRSVCRPEIMAPRPWSRQVVPTVTKRRDSKLWSETFDVGLGHMLSSKEIKRQEAIFELSQGEQDLIEDLKLAKKAYHDPMLKLCIMTEHELNQIFGTLDSLIPLHEDLLSRLRDVRNPDGSTDHMGHILVHWLPCLETYNSYCSNQVAAKALLDHKKQDHRVHDFLQRCLESPFSRKLDLWNFLDIPRSRLVKYPLLLREILKHTPNEHPDRQHLDEAINMIQSIVARINTQTGESECRYYKERLLYLESGQRDLLIESSRILICHGELKNNRGVKLHVFLFQDVLVITRAISHNEQLWYQLYRQPIPVRDLEWEDLQDGEMRVGGSIRGAFSNNERTKNFFRVMFRCGGQTQMHCFQASDTFNKQQWLNCIRQAKEAVGSAESEPPRSPQMDRERQHNDCSDTMEDSSSEYPQMELADIPVSPVRE is encoded by the exons GAACCCAGCACCAAGCGGGTTAAGCCTCTGTCTCGGGTGACGTCGCTGGCGAGTCTCATTCCTCCAGTTAAAGCTGCTCCACTGAAGCGCATCGGACAGACACTGCAG CGGTCCATCAGCTTCCGCAGTGTCTGCAGACCGGAGATTATGGCACCTCGGCCGTGGAGCAGGCAGGTTGTGCCGACCGTCACCAAACGGCGTGACAGCAAGCTGTGGAGCGAGACGTTTGATGTAGGCCTGGGACATATGCTATCCTCCAAAGAAATCAAGAGACAAGAG GCCATCTTTGAGCTGTCTCAGGGAGAACAGGACCTGATTGAAGACTTGAAGCTGGCCAAGAAG GCATATCACGACCCTATGCTGAAGCTGTGTATTATGACGGAACATGAACTCAATCAAATATTCGGCACGCTGGACTCCCTCATTCCACTACATGAAG ATCTGCTGAGTCGCCTGCGAGACGTCAGGAATCCGGACGGCTCGACTGATCATATGGGCCATATTCTAGTCCACTGG CTCCCTTGTCTTGAAACCTACAACAGCTACTGTAGTAACCAGGTAGCAGCGAAAGCCTTGCTGGACCATAAGAAGCAGGACCATCGGGTGCATGACTTTCTTCAGCGCTGTCTGGAATCACCCTTTAGCCGAAAACTGGACCTCTGGAACTTCCTGGACATCCCGCGCAGTCGACTGGTCAAATACCCACTGCTACTGCGAGAGAtcctcaaacacacacccaatgaGCACCCCGACCGCCAGCACCTGGATGAAGCT ATTAACATGATCCAGAGCATCGTGGCCCGTATTAACACACAGACGGGCGAGTCGGAGTGCCGCTACTATAAAGAGCGCTTACTGTATCTGGAAAGTGGCCAGAGAGACTTGCTGATCGAGAGCTCACGGATCCTCATCTGCCACGGAGAACTCAAGAACAACAGAGGAGTT AAGCTGCACGTGTTCCTGTTCCAGGACGTGTTGGTGATCACGCGGGCGATTAGCCACAATGAGCAGCTGTGGTATCAGCTTTACCGGCAACCCATTCCTGTGAGAGACCTGGAGTGGGAGGACCTGCAGGACGGAGAGATGCGAGTCGGTGGATCCATCAGAGGAGCCTTCAGCAACAATGAACGGA CCAAGAACTTTTTCCGGGTGATGTTTCGTTGTGGAGGACAAACGCAGATGCACTGCTTCCAGGCCAGCGACACCTTCAACAAACAACAGTGGCTCAACTGCATTCGACAGGCGAAAGAAGCAGTGGGATCTGCAGAATCAGAGCCACCCCGAAGCCCGCAGATGGACAGAGAGAGGCAGCATAACGACTGCTCGGACACCATGGAGGATTCCAGCTCTGAATACCCACAAATGGAGCTCGCAGACATCCCCGTCAGCCCTGTGAGAGAGTGA